The following coding sequences are from one Streptomyces sp. ITFR-21 window:
- a CDS encoding cytochrome P450, with product MYRITPVSVCVRGWGRTPAFGGQWGRLGKRGHLAFGHGPHFCLGAPLARMEADIALRALFDNFPNLALAHPDQPPLPQESFVANGFQSLDVVLSPVPNQA from the coding sequence GTGTACAGGATCACCCCGGTCAGCGTCTGCGTGCGCGGCTGGGGCAGGACCCCGGCGTTCGGCGGTCAGTGGGGCCGCCTCGGGAAACGCGGGCACCTGGCCTTCGGCCACGGACCGCACTTCTGCCTCGGCGCACCGCTGGCGCGCATGGAGGCCGACATCGCCCTTCGCGCGCTGTTCGACAACTTCCCCAACCTGGCGCTCGCCCACCCCGATCAGCCGCCCCTGCCCCAGGAGTCGTTCGTCGCCAACGGATTCCAGAGCCTGGACGTCGTCCTCTCCCCGGTGCCGAACCAAGCCTGA
- a CDS encoding helix-turn-helix domain-containing protein, which yields MPEAKTPWSLTLSEVGLRLEELRERRSLTQGDVANHEVLRSRSVRIDKSGLSRLERGQRRRVARDLVEALLEVYQANATERSEILALLSADTTPAGRPRPALWRRNAHLLGPMQFEGFLKMERRATALSNYERDIWPGLFQNEDYASSVIAQMRPDLRPSEVKALVDVRMDRQQQVREGALAEFRALVDERVLRSAVDDRAVARRQLERSLEESENSRNTIRILPEAVGLHPGAAGPFVTMAFPEAARQVVWVETMVSSLYFDGEEDVQRYAAAFTILWERALDPDETRTRLKKKIKELEQ from the coding sequence ATGCCAGAAGCGAAGACGCCGTGGTCGTTGACCCTCAGCGAAGTCGGCCTGCGCCTTGAGGAGTTGCGCGAACGTCGCAGCCTGACCCAAGGTGACGTCGCCAACCACGAAGTGCTGCGCAGCCGCAGCGTCAGGATCGACAAGAGCGGGCTGAGCAGGCTGGAGCGCGGACAGCGTCGCCGTGTCGCCCGCGACCTCGTCGAGGCCCTGCTTGAGGTTTACCAGGCCAATGCCACGGAACGCTCCGAGATCCTGGCCCTCCTGAGCGCGGATACCACCCCCGCCGGCCGCCCACGCCCGGCCCTCTGGCGGCGTAATGCTCACCTGTTGGGCCCCATGCAGTTCGAGGGCTTCTTGAAGATGGAGCGCAGGGCCACCGCGCTGTCGAACTACGAGCGCGACATCTGGCCGGGCCTCTTCCAGAACGAGGACTACGCCTCCAGTGTCATCGCCCAGATGAGACCGGATCTGCGCCCCTCCGAGGTCAAGGCGCTCGTCGACGTCCGCATGGACCGGCAGCAGCAGGTACGGGAAGGCGCACTCGCGGAATTCCGCGCCTTGGTTGACGAGCGAGTCCTACGCTCAGCCGTCGACGATCGAGCGGTCGCGCGACGCCAACTGGAGCGCAGCCTGGAGGAGTCCGAGAACTCCCGCAACACCATCCGCATCCTGCCGGAGGCAGTCGGACTACATCCGGGGGCCGCAGGCCCGTTCGTCACCATGGCCTTCCCCGAGGCCGCCCGCCAGGTCGTGTGGGTGGAGACGATGGTCAGTTCGCTGTACTTCGACGGGGAAGAAGATGTGCAGCGCTACGCAGCAGCTTTCACCATCCTGTGGGAGCGGGCGCTGGACCCCGACGAGACGCGCACGCGGCTCAAGAAAAAGATCAAGGAGCTAGAACAGTGA
- a CDS encoding DUF5999 family protein has translation MCQHKPTCPSAEATDREAATVVVAHPDQGWSRLCNGVLLFEDTGEILPDGRIIAPRRLTSPVTSAAA, from the coding sequence ATGTGCCAGCACAAGCCCACCTGTCCGTCCGCCGAGGCCACGGACCGCGAAGCCGCCACCGTGGTCGTGGCTCACCCGGACCAGGGCTGGTCGCGGCTGTGCAACGGCGTCCTGCTCTTCGAGGACACCGGCGAGATCCTTCCCGACGGCAGGATCATCGCCCCCCGTCGACTGACCAGCCCCGTGACGAGTGCTGCCGCATGA
- a CDS encoding asparaginase: MLSADSAPSRTVLVLTLGGTIAMTRTAAAPGATPTLTGSDLVAAVPGLQGAAEVKVEDFRQMPGASLQTGDIIALVERLGRAEREGADGVVVTQGTDTLEETSYLTDLYYQGAMPVVFTGAMRVAASAGADGPANLLAAVQTAGSAEARGAGVLVVLGDEIHAARHVRKLHTTSPGAFGSPNTGPLGRVAEGWARFHRVPRTIGPLALPVGALPQVEIVTASLGSSGTLLKGLENEVSGLVVAAFGVGHVPESWCNRLETLAVAMPVVLASRIGAGPVLTSTYGFAGSESDLLARGLIGAGTLDPYKARLLLAALLAADTPRPEIVKAFLDRS, from the coding sequence GTGCTCTCCGCAGACAGTGCCCCAAGCCGCACCGTTCTGGTGCTCACCCTCGGCGGCACCATCGCCATGACGCGCACCGCTGCGGCGCCAGGTGCCACGCCGACGCTGACCGGCTCCGATCTGGTGGCCGCGGTTCCCGGCCTCCAAGGCGCCGCTGAGGTCAAGGTGGAGGACTTCCGGCAGATGCCCGGGGCCTCCCTGCAGACCGGTGACATCATCGCCCTCGTAGAGCGGCTCGGCCGGGCCGAACGAGAGGGTGCCGACGGGGTGGTGGTGACACAGGGCACCGACACTCTCGAGGAGACCTCGTACCTCACCGACCTCTACTACCAGGGCGCGATGCCGGTGGTCTTCACCGGGGCGATGCGCGTTGCCGCGTCGGCCGGAGCCGACGGTCCGGCGAACCTCCTGGCCGCCGTGCAGACCGCGGGGAGCGCAGAAGCCCGGGGTGCCGGCGTCCTCGTCGTCCTGGGCGACGAGATCCATGCCGCCCGCCACGTCCGGAAGTTGCACACGACCAGCCCCGGGGCATTCGGATCACCGAACACCGGGCCGCTCGGCCGCGTGGCGGAAGGCTGGGCGCGGTTCCATCGTGTGCCGAGGACGATCGGGCCCTTGGCACTGCCAGTTGGTGCCCTTCCGCAGGTGGAGATCGTCACCGCGTCCCTGGGCAGCAGCGGGACGCTGCTGAAGGGCCTGGAGAACGAGGTCTCCGGTCTTGTGGTGGCCGCCTTCGGCGTCGGACATGTCCCCGAGAGCTGGTGCAACCGACTGGAGACGCTGGCGGTCGCCATGCCGGTCGTCCTCGCCTCCCGCATCGGTGCCGGCCCCGTCCTGACCTCGACGTACGGATTCGCCGGCTCCGAGAGCGACCTGCTGGCCCGCGGCCTGATCGGTGCGGGAACCCTCGACCCGTACAAGGCCCGTCTGCTCCTCGCCGCCCTGCTGGCCGCCGACACGCCCCGACCAGAGATCGTCAAGGCGTTCCTCGACCGCTCCTGA
- a CDS encoding LuxR C-terminal-related transcriptional regulator, whose protein sequence is MAAILRSAAELTTLTPTQKRVVEKIAAGHSNQQAATELGMKTGTLGGHVMSIGHKFGVASRPAKVHAALASGQACAPDAPASVPNFAEDELRLLHAVATRSENDEIAAAAGIAPVLVTTRIRDLVEKASAVNSSHLIGLAHAWTLLGARTTPESGTPAVPPPTSPHRPVSGGTR, encoded by the coding sequence ATGGCCGCCATCTTGCGCTCAGCAGCTGAACTGACCACCCTGACCCCCACCCAGAAGCGCGTCGTCGAGAAGATCGCGGCCGGCCACAGCAACCAGCAGGCCGCCACGGAGCTCGGCATGAAGACCGGCACGCTGGGCGGACACGTGATGAGCATCGGCCACAAGTTCGGTGTCGCCTCCCGCCCGGCCAAGGTGCACGCCGCACTGGCCAGCGGGCAGGCCTGCGCCCCCGACGCGCCAGCCAGCGTGCCAAACTTCGCCGAGGACGAGCTGCGACTGCTGCACGCTGTCGCCACCCGTTCGGAGAACGACGAGATCGCCGCGGCCGCGGGCATCGCACCGGTGCTGGTGACAACGCGCATCCGCGATCTGGTCGAGAAGGCCAGCGCCGTCAACTCCAGCCATCTGATCGGCCTGGCCCACGCGTGGACACTCCTGGGCGCCCGCACGACCCCGGAGTCGGGCACACCGGCCGTGCCGCCTCCGACGAGCCCGCACCGGCCCGTCTCCGGAGGTACGCGATGA
- a CDS encoding PPC domain-containing DNA-binding protein, with the protein MRFAQVRTGRQFVLALDHGEDFLDGLARFCADKGIRSGYVPAFVGGFRSARLVGTCGPLADPEAPLWDEVHVETLEALGGGTLAWDPEEDRLSPHIHVAAGLKAESAEGRVSHLLGATVQFICEIPIVEVIGDSDAPALTRRRSADLYNVPLLGFGTGI; encoded by the coding sequence ATGCGCTTCGCCCAGGTCCGCACCGGCAGGCAGTTCGTACTCGCCCTCGACCACGGGGAAGACTTCCTGGACGGCCTCGCGCGGTTCTGCGCCGACAAGGGCATCCGGTCCGGCTACGTCCCGGCCTTCGTCGGCGGTTTCCGCTCGGCCCGTCTGGTGGGCACATGCGGACCCCTCGCCGACCCCGAGGCCCCCTTGTGGGACGAAGTCCACGTCGAGACGCTTGAAGCGCTCGGTGGCGGAACGCTCGCCTGGGATCCCGAGGAGGACCGTCTCTCCCCGCACATCCACGTCGCGGCCGGCCTCAAGGCGGAGTCGGCCGAAGGACGGGTGTCCCACCTTCTCGGCGCGACGGTGCAGTTCATCTGCGAGATCCCCATCGTCGAGGTCATCGGCGACTCCGACGCGCCGGCTCTGACACGCCGGCGCAGCGCGGACTTGTACAACGTGCCCCTGCTCGGCTTCGGCACGGGCATCTGA
- a CDS encoding DUF6624 domain-containing protein encodes MTTPSSQPQRPDIAQDLIQRANAARGNWRGARATATPPQASAALDAALLADRANTQLLERIVSAHGWPGRSLVGDEAARAALTLALHAEHDPRAQDSFLRTVREAAQRHDVTPGQWARLYDRCLARDGKPQLYGTQHHFQPDGELKLHPVQTREQLDARRAQVGLLPYADQLQLLRERLSGKSSSLPAQDDEDDLVLAGTRS; translated from the coding sequence ATGACGACGCCGTCCTCCCAGCCGCAGCGGCCCGACATCGCCCAGGACCTGATCCAACGCGCGAACGCCGCACGCGGGAACTGGCGAGGAGCCCGCGCGACGGCCACGCCCCCGCAGGCGTCGGCGGCGCTCGACGCCGCGCTGCTCGCAGACCGTGCCAATACCCAGCTACTCGAACGGATCGTCTCCGCTCACGGGTGGCCCGGCCGCAGTCTCGTAGGGGACGAAGCCGCGCGGGCGGCGCTGACGCTCGCGTTGCACGCCGAGCACGACCCCCGCGCCCAGGACTCCTTCCTTCGTACAGTCCGTGAAGCCGCCCAGCGACACGACGTGACCCCCGGGCAGTGGGCGCGCCTGTACGACCGGTGCCTGGCGCGCGACGGAAAGCCACAGCTCTACGGCACACAGCATCACTTCCAACCCGACGGCGAGCTGAAGCTGCACCCGGTCCAGACCCGCGAACAGCTCGACGCCCGGCGCGCACAGGTCGGCCTGCTCCCCTACGCCGACCAACTCCAATTGCTGCGCGAACGCCTATCCGGAAAGAGCAGCTCGTTACCGGCCCAAGACGACGAAGACGACCTCGTCCTGGCCGGGACCAGGTCATGA
- a CDS encoding endonuclease/exonuclease/phosphatase family protein — protein sequence MTNEVRIACWNVEHNGRGRSGGDDHRDLARDILASIEPHIVLRQELTGAWDRGKADLYAEANRLGGLVSFMPAPREGRSKNPVGVMVDPDTFFVDGYFEHDLPWKPICNPRVRLKGCPKSLDLASAHLCHYDPDLRATEARRITTLADSGRSALVGMDANSYPHQTTLESVTLPDWDQVGDRVHFQHRTIERDGRRVSDTRPDEILSGGDPVFTDLGLHAGTVLGQPGALAATASLKRTDQGPAQRIDRMYCTPNLAPALLAFDVLATDEVREVSDHALLVARFDLDVLRQVLTPAR from the coding sequence GTGACCAATGAAGTGCGCATCGCCTGCTGGAACGTCGAGCACAACGGCCGCGGCCGGAGTGGAGGCGACGACCACCGCGACTTGGCCCGCGACATCCTCGCGTCTATCGAGCCGCACATCGTGCTGCGTCAGGAGCTGACCGGCGCGTGGGACCGCGGGAAGGCCGACCTGTACGCCGAGGCCAACCGGCTCGGCGGCCTCGTCTCGTTCATGCCCGCGCCGCGGGAGGGGCGCAGCAAGAACCCGGTCGGCGTGATGGTCGACCCCGACACGTTCTTCGTCGACGGCTACTTCGAGCACGACCTGCCGTGGAAGCCGATCTGCAACCCCCGCGTCCGCCTCAAGGGCTGCCCCAAGTCGCTCGACCTTGCCTCGGCGCACCTGTGCCACTATGACCCGGACCTGCGCGCGACCGAAGCGAGGCGGATCACCACCCTCGCCGACAGCGGCCGCAGCGCCTTGGTTGGGATGGACGCCAACAGCTACCCACACCAAACAACGTTGGAGTCCGTGACGCTCCCGGACTGGGACCAGGTCGGGGACCGCGTCCACTTCCAGCACCGCACCATCGAGCGCGACGGCCGGCGCGTCTCGGACACCCGGCCGGACGAGATCCTCTCCGGCGGCGACCCCGTCTTCACCGACCTTGGCCTGCACGCCGGCACCGTCCTCGGCCAGCCTGGCGCGCTCGCGGCGACGGCGAGCCTGAAGCGCACCGATCAAGGGCCCGCCCAGCGCATCGACCGCATGTACTGCACCCCCAACCTCGCGCCGGCCCTCCTCGCCTTCGACGTCCTGGCCACCGACGAGGTGCGCGAAGTGTCCGACCACGCCCTGCTGGTCGCGCGCTTCGACCTCGACGTCCTCCGACAGGTCCTCACACCCGCCCGCTGA
- a CDS encoding glycoside hydrolase family 15 protein, whose protein sequence is MAGRIEDYALIGDMQTAALVCRDGSIDWLCLPRFDSPAVFAGLLGDEENGFWRIGPACADGANPPTADRRSYADDSLILRSEWDTLQGTVRVTDFMPPRDGAPQLVRIVEGLTGQVQMCSALRMRFSYGRVVPWVHKVGDRTAAVAGPDSVWLDTAASTRGEDRTTYADFTVRAGERIAFTISWQPSHRGEPPLPEPYSALETTAEFWREWVEQCTYRGPYRDAVIRSLITLKALTYGPTGGIVAAPTTSLPEEIGGVRNWDYRYTWLRDAAITLSSLLRTGYRQEAHAWREWLLRAVAGDPENLQIMYGIAGERELVEAELDWLGGYEGSSPVRVGNGAAGQLQLDVYGETVEALHLADRAGLAPNDHAAALQLKMIAYLQEHWTEPDEGIWEVRGPRRHFVHSKVMAWVAVDRTVKLIESGRAVGPLQQWRELRDAIHRDVCAKGFDRERNTFTQSYGSSELDASLLLILQVGFLPPDDKRVIGTIEAIQRELSTEDGFILRYRTGGPGAGLDGLPGDEGAFLACSFWMADDLAMIGRLDEARVLFEKLLALRNDLGLLAEEWDPRLKRQVGNFPQAFSHVPLIDTALRLQRAFDLAEAACGIPDPVSFSHRRCPPRGQ, encoded by the coding sequence ATGGCTGGGCGTATCGAGGACTACGCACTCATTGGGGACATGCAGACCGCAGCCCTGGTCTGCCGTGACGGCAGCATCGACTGGCTGTGCCTGCCCCGCTTCGACTCCCCCGCGGTCTTCGCTGGGCTGCTTGGTGACGAGGAGAACGGCTTCTGGCGCATCGGACCGGCATGCGCCGACGGCGCAAATCCGCCCACCGCCGACCGGCGCAGTTACGCCGACGACTCCCTGATCCTGCGCTCGGAGTGGGACACCCTCCAGGGCACGGTCCGCGTCACGGACTTCATGCCGCCGCGTGACGGGGCGCCGCAGCTGGTCCGGATCGTGGAGGGCCTGACCGGCCAGGTGCAGATGTGTTCTGCGCTGCGGATGAGGTTCTCCTACGGACGCGTGGTGCCGTGGGTCCACAAGGTCGGTGACCGCACCGCGGCTGTGGCCGGGCCCGACTCGGTCTGGTTGGACACCGCGGCCAGTACGCGAGGCGAGGACCGGACGACGTACGCGGACTTCACCGTCCGGGCTGGCGAGCGGATCGCGTTCACCATCAGCTGGCAGCCGTCTCACCGCGGCGAGCCGCCGCTCCCGGAGCCGTACTCGGCCCTGGAGACGACCGCCGAGTTCTGGCGCGAGTGGGTCGAGCAGTGCACCTACCGCGGTCCGTACCGGGACGCGGTGATCCGGTCGTTGATCACGCTGAAGGCACTCACCTATGGCCCCACGGGAGGGATCGTCGCGGCTCCGACTACGTCGCTGCCCGAGGAAATCGGCGGCGTACGCAACTGGGACTACCGCTACACGTGGTTGAGGGACGCGGCGATCACCCTTTCCTCACTGCTGCGGACCGGTTACCGCCAGGAGGCGCACGCCTGGCGCGAGTGGCTGCTTCGCGCGGTAGCTGGGGACCCCGAGAACTTGCAGATCATGTACGGCATCGCCGGCGAGCGCGAGCTCGTCGAGGCGGAGCTGGACTGGCTGGGTGGATACGAGGGATCTTCCCCGGTCCGTGTCGGCAACGGCGCCGCCGGCCAGCTCCAGCTGGACGTCTACGGCGAGACCGTCGAAGCGCTGCATCTGGCCGACCGTGCCGGCCTGGCTCCCAATGACCACGCGGCTGCCCTGCAACTCAAGATGATTGCCTATCTGCAAGAGCACTGGACCGAACCGGACGAGGGCATCTGGGAAGTTCGCGGCCCGCGTCGACACTTCGTCCATTCAAAGGTGATGGCCTGGGTCGCCGTCGACCGCACCGTCAAGCTGATCGAATCCGGCCGCGCCGTCGGCCCGCTTCAGCAGTGGCGCGAGCTGCGCGACGCCATTCATCGAGACGTGTGCGCCAAGGGGTTCGACCGGGAGCGCAATACCTTCACACAGTCCTACGGATCCTCCGAGCTGGATGCGTCCCTGCTGCTCATCCTCCAGGTCGGCTTCCTGCCGCCCGACGACAAGCGCGTCATCGGCACGATCGAGGCGATCCAGCGGGAGCTGTCCACCGAAGACGGGTTCATCCTTCGTTACCGCACCGGCGGCCCGGGAGCTGGCCTGGACGGGCTACCTGGTGACGAGGGTGCCTTCCTGGCCTGCTCCTTCTGGATGGCCGACGACCTCGCCATGATCGGCCGCCTGGACGAGGCCCGCGTCCTGTTCGAGAAGCTGCTCGCCCTGCGCAACGACCTGGGACTGCTCGCCGAGGAGTGGGACCCGCGGCTGAAGCGCCAAGTCGGCAATTTCCCGCAGGCGTTCAGCCACGTTCCGCTCATCGACACCGCATTGCGCTTGCAGCGTGCCTTCGATCTCGCGGAGGCGGCATGTGGGATCCCAGATCCCGTGTCCTTTTCCCACCGGCGATGTCCACCGCGTGGCCAATAG
- a CDS encoding NUDIX hydrolase, with product MPGDPGREAYLAEGNARQARKRAAADALIRDPAGRLLLVNPTYKSGWDLPGGMAEDNEAPEDALRRELREELDLAVADLRFLCVDWVGPHGPWDDLLGFVFDAGVLSAEQAAGLKPSDEEISEHRFFEIPEALPLLPERQRARAVNALQVLEDGVPRYLRNGVAL from the coding sequence ATGCCAGGCGATCCCGGCCGCGAGGCATACCTGGCCGAGGGCAACGCCCGACAGGCCCGCAAGCGTGCCGCTGCGGACGCGCTGATCCGGGATCCCGCCGGGAGGCTGCTTCTGGTGAACCCGACCTACAAGTCGGGCTGGGATCTGCCCGGCGGTATGGCCGAAGACAACGAGGCCCCTGAGGACGCCCTTCGACGCGAGCTCAGGGAAGAACTCGACCTCGCGGTCGCCGATCTGCGGTTCCTGTGCGTCGACTGGGTCGGACCCCACGGGCCATGGGACGACCTTCTCGGATTCGTCTTCGACGCCGGCGTCCTGTCAGCGGAGCAGGCTGCCGGCCTCAAGCCGAGCGATGAGGAGATCTCCGAGCATCGCTTCTTCGAGATCCCGGAAGCACTGCCGCTGTTGCCGGAGCGCCAGCGAGCCCGGGCCGTCAACGCCCTCCAGGTCCTGGAGGACGGAGTTCCGCGCTACCTCCGCAACGGAGTCGCTCTCTGA
- a CDS encoding aldo/keto reductase, translated as MTLSDLAPRRLALDLTVRPLGISSGTSRWAPAAPRPQDARLLDGLRRALDAGDNDGVQLLDTADSHRCGHAERLVGRVLKEHPGHRVQVASKVGRVQGSAPHPYAGPRVRHQLEQTLENLYLDELALYTLESYDFGLGDRYLDPVIEQMQALRDLGQIRAIGLRGPGCRASERSTRRFLDLFDRIRPDVLWTQASGLLPLADLGDGEDLGAFAARHGVGLVIASPLAHGVLAGGRVDRAVAAWPSSAADRGAVASAITQGLAQLAGEFGSSPQALVRVALRSILQRVQNAVLVIGVGDEQQHRHDHGLLGRPLSEQELAAADAVFARIRSVLLKPEERASSVEAIV; from the coding sequence ATGACCCTGAGCGATCTCGCGCCCCGCCGACTGGCCCTGGACCTGACGGTGCGACCGCTGGGCATCAGCAGCGGAACCTCCCGTTGGGCACCGGCCGCCCCTCGACCCCAGGACGCACGACTACTCGACGGGCTGCGGCGAGCTCTGGACGCTGGCGACAATGACGGAGTGCAGTTGCTGGACACGGCCGACAGCCACCGGTGCGGTCATGCCGAACGGCTGGTCGGCAGGGTCCTCAAGGAGCACCCGGGCCACAGGGTGCAGGTCGCGAGCAAGGTCGGCCGAGTGCAAGGCTCTGCTCCGCACCCCTACGCCGGCCCGCGGGTCCGCCACCAGCTTGAGCAGACCCTGGAGAACCTGTACCTGGACGAGTTGGCCCTCTACACCCTGGAGTCCTACGACTTCGGGCTTGGCGACCGATACCTTGACCCGGTCATCGAGCAGATGCAGGCCCTGCGCGATCTCGGACAGATCCGAGCTATCGGGCTGCGAGGCCCGGGATGTCGCGCCTCGGAACGCTCGACACGACGCTTCCTGGATCTGTTCGACCGGATCCGCCCCGATGTGCTCTGGACACAGGCGAGCGGGTTACTGCCGCTGGCCGATCTCGGGGACGGCGAAGATCTCGGCGCCTTCGCGGCGCGCCACGGCGTCGGCCTGGTGATCGCCTCGCCGCTGGCTCACGGCGTGCTCGCGGGGGGTCGTGTGGACCGTGCTGTGGCTGCGTGGCCGAGCTCGGCGGCCGACCGCGGGGCGGTGGCGTCAGCCATCACCCAGGGTCTCGCACAGCTGGCTGGCGAGTTCGGCTCGTCTCCGCAGGCTCTCGTCCGGGTGGCTTTGCGGTCCATCCTTCAACGTGTGCAGAACGCCGTACTGGTGATCGGCGTCGGCGACGAGCAGCAGCACCGGCACGACCATGGGCTCCTCGGCCGACCTCTGTCGGAGCAGGAACTTGCCGCAGCCGATGCGGTGTTCGCCCGCATACGGAGCGTGTTGCTCAAGCCGGAGGAGCGTGCCTCATCTGTGGAGGCCATCGTGTGA
- a CDS encoding DUF397 domain-containing protein — MTEKPDPSAFDLTSVEWTVSKYSGGGGNCVRLAVVDGYVLIGDSQNPDRPPHVYTPTEAKAWLLGAKDTDFDFLLDL, encoded by the coding sequence GTGACAGAAAAGCCGGACCCGTCCGCATTTGACCTCACATCGGTCGAATGGACGGTGTCCAAGTACAGCGGGGGCGGTGGGAACTGTGTGCGGCTCGCCGTCGTGGACGGGTACGTCCTGATCGGTGACTCGCAGAACCCCGATCGGCCGCCTCACGTCTACACCCCGACCGAGGCCAAGGCGTGGCTGCTCGGCGCGAAGGACACGGACTTCGACTTCCTGCTGGATCTCTGA
- a CDS encoding endonuclease/exonuclease/phosphatase family protein: protein MNLSTTDADVIRIASWNVEHNGLPGHTAGVGDDRRRHLAHDVLRAHRPHIVLRQELTLAHLDGKRPLHQEGKALGLAAVMAPGTPESPNPTGVLFDPQLFALHAEYTHVTNDWHPICNPVVTLRGDTEATRPLSLASFHLCSYDPATRETEAKRLVTLGGQKRTAILGGDCNSYPHRPSDERVPLPDWSTVKDPAHFEHRTVRTAAGRVSDTIPDEVLASTKPGGGRVFVELGHHAATELGQPGGLDATASLWRKDQGHRSRIDRMYCTPDLALALRSLEVFADDTVAEVSDHALVLATFDREAFRRVLTPAR, encoded by the coding sequence TTGAACCTGTCCACCACCGACGCCGACGTGATCCGCATCGCCTCCTGGAACGTCGAGCACAACGGTCTGCCCGGCCACACCGCGGGGGTCGGCGACGACCGTCGCCGGCACCTGGCACATGACGTCCTGCGTGCTCATCGGCCCCACATCGTGCTGCGCCAGGAGCTGACGCTCGCCCACCTCGACGGGAAGCGGCCCCTGCACCAGGAGGGCAAGGCGCTCGGCCTGGCCGCGGTGATGGCTCCGGGCACCCCCGAGAGCCCCAACCCCACCGGTGTGCTGTTCGACCCCCAGTTGTTCGCCTTACACGCGGAGTACACGCACGTCACGAACGACTGGCACCCGATCTGCAACCCTGTGGTCACGCTGCGTGGCGACACCGAAGCCACGAGGCCGCTGTCCCTGGCTTCGTTCCACCTGTGCTCTTATGACCCCGCCACCCGCGAGACCGAGGCCAAGCGCCTGGTCACCCTCGGCGGCCAGAAGCGCACGGCGATCCTCGGCGGGGACTGCAACTCCTACCCGCACCGCCCCTCCGACGAGCGCGTGCCGCTGCCCGACTGGTCCACGGTCAAGGACCCGGCGCACTTCGAGCACCGCACGGTCCGCACCGCCGCTGGCCGGGTCTCCGACACGATCCCCGACGAAGTCCTCGCCAGCACCAAACCGGGCGGCGGACGGGTGTTCGTCGAACTCGGCCACCACGCCGCCACCGAGCTCGGCCAGCCCGGTGGACTGGACGCGACCGCGAGCCTGTGGCGCAAGGACCAGGGCCACCGCAGCCGCATCGACCGCATGTACTGCACGCCTGACCTCGCGCTGGCCCTGCGGTCCCTGGAGGTCTTCGCCGACGACACGGTCGCCGAGGTCTCCGACCACGCCCTGGTCCTGGCCACCTTCGACCGCGAGGCCTTCCGCCGCGTCCTCACCCCCGCCCGGTGA
- a CDS encoding ATP-binding protein produces MTHAEIDLYDLEAPQSAARRIVRTTLTGMADSEYTDDVVLVADELVGNAVEHAGAALDIALDVYDWGVVVQVRDCGEDITTVPGTPPAANEYDEGGRGLFLVDILASVWGVQRDKKGKRVIAIFLYRAEDADR; encoded by the coding sequence ATGACGCACGCTGAGATCGACCTCTACGACCTCGAAGCCCCGCAGAGCGCCGCCCGGCGCATAGTCCGCACGACCCTCACAGGGATGGCCGACAGCGAATACACGGACGACGTGGTCCTGGTGGCTGATGAACTGGTGGGCAACGCCGTTGAGCACGCCGGAGCCGCGCTCGACATTGCCCTCGATGTGTACGACTGGGGAGTAGTGGTCCAGGTCCGGGACTGCGGTGAAGACATCACGACGGTGCCGGGGACGCCCCCGGCCGCCAATGAATACGACGAGGGCGGGAGAGGCCTGTTTCTGGTGGACATACTGGCGAGCGTCTGGGGAGTCCAGCGCGACAAGAAGGGGAAGCGGGTCATCGCGATCTTCCTCTACCGAGCGGAAGACGCTGACCGATGA